One Nostoc punctiforme PCC 73102 DNA window includes the following coding sequences:
- a CDS encoding sucrose-phosphate phosphatase: MKPFLFVTDLDDTLVYRTTGDDSALPELNQLLKRHRQEYGTKIVYSTGRSPVLYKELQAQKNLLQPDALVLSVGTEIYLNGADTPDSDWSEILSPGWEREVVLSITRKYRELVRQPDSEQRAFKVSFFLEQEASANVLPQLEAELQKSKLNVKLIYSSGIDLDIVPHSSDKGQAMQFLRQKWKFAAEQTVVCGDSGNDIALFAVGNERGIIVGNARKELLQWHNEHPAEHRYLASCFCAGGIIEGLNYFGLL; encoded by the coding sequence ATGAAACCATTTCTTTTTGTAACCGACCTAGATGACACCCTCGTATATCGGACTACGGGCGATGACAGCGCTTTACCAGAACTCAATCAACTGCTGAAGAGACATCGCCAAGAATACGGCACTAAAATTGTTTATTCTACCGGGCGATCGCCTGTACTTTACAAAGAACTCCAAGCTCAAAAAAATCTTTTGCAACCAGATGCCCTTGTCCTTTCTGTGGGTACGGAAATTTATCTCAATGGTGCTGATACTCCAGACTCAGATTGGTCAGAAATCCTCTCACCGGGATGGGAACGGGAAGTTGTATTATCTATTACCCGAAAATACCGTGAGTTAGTTCGGCAACCAGATTCAGAACAGCGTGCCTTCAAAGTGAGCTTTTTTTTAGAACAAGAAGCATCTGCGAATGTTCTACCACAACTTGAAGCAGAGTTGCAGAAATCTAAATTAAATGTAAAGTTAATCTACAGTAGCGGTATTGACCTTGACATTGTACCCCATAGCAGCGATAAAGGTCAGGCAATGCAGTTTTTACGCCAAAAGTGGAAATTTGCAGCAGAACAAACAGTTGTCTGTGGTGATTCAGGTAATGATATTGCTTTATTTGCTGTAGGCAACGAACGGGGAATCATTGTCGGGAATGCCCGCAAAGAGTTACTCCAGTGGCACAATGAGCATCCCGCCGAACACCGCTACCTGGCTTCATGTTTTTGTGCAGGTGGAATTATCGAAGGCTTAAATTATTTTGGTCTCTTGTAA
- the ruvA gene encoding Holliday junction branch migration protein RuvA → MISYLKGIVAGIQTIGANRVILTLEVNGLGYDLQVPQRLANQLPESGGVAQIFTHFQIREEVPYLYGFASPAERDLFRHLLTVTGIGAALAIALLDTLELPDLVQAIIAGNTQILIQAPGVGKKIAERICLELKSKLVEWRKSAGFFVATGGPAPGILEEVQMTLFALGYTAHEVSHALHVVSEDIGLPKDAYVEDWIKQAIAHLSSEQV, encoded by the coding sequence ATGATTAGTTATTTAAAAGGTATAGTCGCTGGTATCCAAACAATTGGCGCTAATCGCGTGATTCTGACACTGGAAGTAAATGGCTTGGGGTACGATTTGCAAGTTCCCCAAAGGCTAGCAAACCAGTTACCAGAATCGGGAGGAGTGGCGCAAATTTTTACCCATTTCCAAATTCGGGAAGAAGTGCCCTACTTGTATGGCTTTGCTTCCCCAGCCGAACGCGATTTATTTCGCCACTTGCTGACTGTCACAGGGATTGGTGCAGCCTTAGCGATCGCACTCCTAGACACTCTGGAACTACCAGATTTAGTCCAAGCAATTATCGCTGGCAATACACAAATCCTCATTCAGGCTCCAGGTGTTGGTAAAAAAATCGCAGAGCGCATCTGTTTGGAGCTGAAAAGCAAATTAGTCGAGTGGCGCAAATCAGCCGGGTTCTTCGTCGCTACAGGCGGGCCAGCACCAGGAATTCTCGAAGAGGTGCAAATGACCCTCTTCGCCTTGGGATATACTGCCCATGAGGTCAGTCACGCCCTGCACGTAGTCAGCGAAGATATTGGTCTACCCAAAGACGC